Genomic window (Chryseobacterium sp. H1D6B):
TTGTTAAGGGTATTTACTTTATCCACGCTGTTATCGTATCCGGCGCAGTGATACCCATGATCAGCAATATTCTGTAAAAGGTTGGAACCCATTGTCCCCAAACCGATCATTCCGAATGCATTTTGATTTTTATTTTCTTGTTCCATCATATTATTTTCTTGTAAAATTTTCGAGAATAGTTTTAGTAGTTTCAAAATTTTCATGGAGAATGCTGTTAATCCCCAGGTTTTTAGCAGCATCGGCTAACATCGGCCTGTCGTCAAAATAAAGACACTCATCGGGTTTAACTTGGGCAATATCCATGGCCATTTTAAAGATTCGCGGATCTGGTTTTCGCACTCCCACATAGCACGATGAGAAAAAGCCGTCAAATACTTCATGTAATTTAAAGGTCTGAATTCGATATTCATTGAGATCTAAATTTTCATTACTGAGGGCAAATACGGGCAGATCGGTCTGCTTTTTCCACTTTTTCAGCCATTCTAACATTTGTGGCAGCTCTGTCGACTGAGAAAAAATAAATTCCTTAAACTCGTCTTTTGTAAAATCGCGAGGCGAGTGAAATAAAACGGTATTTAAATATTGATCGAATGAAACGCTTCCTATCTCAAAAACATTGTAAATGAAATTGTGCAGAATATTCATTTCTTTAAAATCAAAATTAAAAATTTCCGCAGCCTTTTCCCGCGAATTGTAATCCCAGCCATTGGTAAGCAATACACCGCCGATATCCATAAAGATTACTTTTATTTTCGACACATTAAATTCAGTCATTATTTATTCTTTTTTATGTTTTTACTACTCTGAACTCCCGCTGACGGCTTCTTTAAAAATGGAGATTTAGATTGAAACCCTATTTAAAATTCAACTTTTATGAATAATCGTTCTCATTTATTTTAGTAATGCTTGGAGTTTCTACCATTAATTAGAATATTAAGCTTGAGATTCGTTTTAAGGAAAACCGTTTAAGGAAATTCTTGGATTTTCTTAAGCTCCCTTAATAGCTAAACTTTTTTAATGGTTTAACATTTTCATTCATCCATTAATGAATACAATTTAAACAGCCTCAAAGTCTATGCAGATCATTGTTATGAATTGTTTTCCAAATTTTGAATTTTTTTTAAGCGGCGCAGATGTCTTTCTGCCCCGATAAATTTGGCATTCAAAAAAGCTAAAACCAACTCTTCTGCACTTGCATAACCTGTTACACGGCCGCCGAGACAGATTAAATTCATATCATCATCTTCCACCCCTTGGTGTGCTGAAAAATAATCCGTAATTAAACCCGCTCTGACGCCTGAAACTTTATTGGCTGCAACACATGCACCCACTCCGCTGCCACAAATCGCAATACCGCGAGAAACTTCTCCATCAGCTACAGCTTTTGCAAGCGGAATGACATAATCCGGAAAATCATCGGCAGCATCTAATTCCTTTGCCCCAAAATCAACAGGCTCAAATTGATTATCAAGTAAAAAAGTTTTTATTCTTTCTTTGAGTTCAAAACCGCCGTGATCCGCACAGATTCCTATTTTTCTTACTACTTTGGACATACTTTTATTTAATTAAGAAATGATTTTTTAACAGAAAAGGATATACACTAAGTTCGTAAAAAATCTTATTCCTTTTTCAAAAACAAGGCTTCTGCTTTTTTTACTACATTTTCTACCGTAAATCCGTATTCTTTCATCACTTCTTCGGCCGGTGCAGATTCTCCAAATTTGTCAATTCCGATGACATCCCCATCATCAGTCGTATATTTCATCCAGCCAACAGGTGAACCTGCTTCTACCGCTAATCTTTTTCTATTTTTCTTTGGTAAAACTTGTTCTTTATAAGCGGAAGTTTGCTGATCAAATAAATTCCAACAAGGCATACTTACAACCCGTGCCTTAATGTTACTTTTCTTTAATTCCTCCTGTGCTTCAAGGATTAAATGAACTTCTGAGCCTGTGGCAATGAGAATAATATCCGGTTCACCCTCTGAATCTGAAAGAATATAAGCCCCTTTTTCTAGGTTTTTCGCATTCGCATATTTTTTTTGATCGATAACCGGAATTCCCTGACGGGTTAATACAATGGCTACTGGTCCATCTTTATGTTCAATGGCTACGCGCCAAGCCTGTGCGGTTTCGTTAGCATCTGCCGGTCGAATGACCGTCATATTGGGAACCGTACGTAATCCTATCAGTTGTTCTACAGGCTGATGGGTTGTTCCATCTTCGCCAAGAGCAATACTATCGTGGGTAAAAACCATAATCTGACGTATTTTCATGATGGAAGCAAGCCTAAGCGGCGGACGCATATAATCTGAAAATATTAAAAATGTTGCTCCGTATGGAATCAAATAATTGCTGAGCGCCATTCCATTAAGGACCGATCCCATTGCGTGCTCACGGATTCCAAAATGAAAATTACGTCCGTCCCGATCTTTTGCTGAAAAGGATTTGTAAGCGTCAAGAACTGTATCTGTAGAGGGTGATAAATCTGCTGAACCGCCGATTAACTGAGGTAAATATGCTGCAATCGCATTCAGCGTTTTTCCTGAAGCCTTTCGGGTCGCCATTTCTTCACCAGCCTCAAATACCGGAAGTTTTTCTTCCCAGTCTTCGGGTAATTTTCCTGAAGTGATAGATTCATATTCTTTGGCAAGATCAGGATGTCTTTTCTTATAATTTTCATATAATTCATTCCACTTATCTTCATTTTCAGAAGATTTTTTCCCTGCTTTACGGTAAAATTCTGAAACATCATCAGGAACAACGAAATTTTTATCTGGATCAAATCCGAAATTTTCTTTAACCAGACGGACTTCATCTTTCCCTAAAGGAGATCCGTGTGCAGCAGCAGAATTCTGTTTATTGGGACTTCCGTAACCAATATGGCTGCGGACTTTTATCAGCGATGGACGGCCGGTTTCTTTCTGCGCATTTTTAATCGCGTTGGATAATGCTTCCAGGTCATTGATATCTGGCAGATCCTGCACATGCCATCCATAAGCCTGAAATCTCTTAGATACGTCTTCATCAAAAGCTAAATCAGTATCGCCTTCTATCGTAATATGATTGCTGTCGTAGAAATAAATCATATTTCCCAACCCCAGATGTCCCGCAAGCGATGCAGCTTCGGCAGAAACACCTTCCATAAGATCACCATCACTGCAAATTGCATAAATTTTATAGTCGAAAATATTGAAATCAGGTTGATTATAACGTTCTGCCATATATTGCTGAGCAATAGCCATTCCTACTCCGTTAGCAAATCCCTGTCCTAATGGACCTGTTGTAACTTCAATTCCAGGAGTAAGTCCATATTCAGGATGACCTGCCGTAATGCTGTGTAATTGTCTGAAATTTTCAATGTCTTTGAGTGTAATTTTATAACCGGTCAAGTGCAGATAACTGTATTGTAACATGCACGCATGACCGCAGGAAAGAATAAATCTGTCACGGTTTGCCCATTCGGGATTTTGAGGATTGTAACGCATGAACTCCGACCACAGCACATGACCTAACGGGGCTAAAGCCATAGGTGTTCCGGGATGTCCAGAATTTGCTTTTTGTACCGCATCAGCCGCTAAAACTCTTACTGTATCAATACTTTTCTGAATTAAATTTTCATTTTCCATTTTTATATTTTTTTTAAAACTTATTTTTTTCTTCCACTTTTGCGGAAACCAAAATTGAACCAAGGGTCTGTCATCATTAAAAGCCCATTTGATAAAAGTTTCTTACTTATTTCGAAATTCTCCGAGCAGAAAGATATGGACAGACATCAAGACAAACCATTCAAATATCCCCTGAAATGATCATGTGAAAAATATAACCTCAACAGTTTTTAGTGCAATGATCGGGTAATTTTATACTACCAGATGCAGGACTTACTATTTTAGTTTTTTAGCTATATGGATTTTTAAATAAAAAATTATGTAAATAGTTTGAATACTCTGAATTTCTACATCAAAATTGTGACCATTTTAAAAATTTCCAGCCGTTTATTGATTTCTTTAAAAACATTTTAAATACAATTCATTTTTATATATTTAAAAGGCTGCCTCTCAAGCAATGAAAGCACTTCTTTTCATCAGTTATGAATCATAATTTAAGCTGGAATTTCGAAATCAAATAGTTAAAAATATAAAATGATTCTTTTTACAGCCGACTGGA
Coding sequences:
- a CDS encoding RpiB/LacA/LacB family sugar-phosphate isomerase, which gives rise to MSKVVRKIGICADHGGFELKERIKTFLLDNQFEPVDFGAKELDAADDFPDYVIPLAKAVADGEVSRGIAICGSGVGACVAANKVSGVRAGLITDYFSAHQGVEDDDMNLICLGGRVTGYASAEELVLAFLNAKFIGAERHLRRLKKIQNLENNS
- the tkt gene encoding transketolase; translation: MENENLIQKSIDTVRVLAADAVQKANSGHPGTPMALAPLGHVLWSEFMRYNPQNPEWANRDRFILSCGHACMLQYSYLHLTGYKITLKDIENFRQLHSITAGHPEYGLTPGIEVTTGPLGQGFANGVGMAIAQQYMAERYNQPDFNIFDYKIYAICSDGDLMEGVSAEAASLAGHLGLGNMIYFYDSNHITIEGDTDLAFDEDVSKRFQAYGWHVQDLPDINDLEALSNAIKNAQKETGRPSLIKVRSHIGYGSPNKQNSAAAHGSPLGKDEVRLVKENFGFDPDKNFVVPDDVSEFYRKAGKKSSENEDKWNELYENYKKRHPDLAKEYESITSGKLPEDWEEKLPVFEAGEEMATRKASGKTLNAIAAYLPQLIGGSADLSPSTDTVLDAYKSFSAKDRDGRNFHFGIREHAMGSVLNGMALSNYLIPYGATFLIFSDYMRPPLRLASIMKIRQIMVFTHDSIALGEDGTTHQPVEQLIGLRTVPNMTVIRPADANETAQAWRVAIEHKDGPVAIVLTRQGIPVIDQKKYANAKNLEKGAYILSDSEGEPDIILIATGSEVHLILEAQEELKKSNIKARVVSMPCWNLFDQQTSAYKEQVLPKKNRKRLAVEAGSPVGWMKYTTDDGDVIGIDKFGESAPAEEVMKEYGFTVENVVKKAEALFLKKE
- a CDS encoding HAD family phosphatase, which translates into the protein MTEFNVSKIKVIFMDIGGVLLTNGWDYNSREKAAEIFNFDFKEMNILHNFIYNVFEIGSVSFDQYLNTVLFHSPRDFTKDEFKEFIFSQSTELPQMLEWLKKWKKQTDLPVFALSNENLDLNEYRIQTFKLHEVFDGFFSSCYVGVRKPDPRIFKMAMDIAQVKPDECLYFDDRPMLADAAKNLGINSILHENFETTKTILENFTRK